The proteins below come from a single Pirellulales bacterium genomic window:
- a CDS encoding J domain-containing protein, with product MKTLYDLLGALPSDEAEGLRTAFRKAVKGAHPDIHAGDPDAGLKFREIVRANEILGDAEQRTAYDHLLELARLEQKSASEQAIAARIHKLASGVIAGVTALAGVSVVTVGGYLLFMHMSAALVAPANEVDVTARGSAEIARVGPAESP from the coding sequence ATGAAGACGCTTTACGATTTGCTCGGGGCTCTTCCGAGCGATGAAGCGGAAGGTCTCAGGACCGCATTCCGTAAAGCCGTCAAAGGGGCCCACCCCGATATCCATGCTGGCGATCCCGATGCCGGGCTGAAGTTCAGGGAGATCGTTCGCGCCAACGAAATCCTCGGCGATGCTGAGCAGCGGACGGCTTACGACCATCTGCTGGAGCTTGCGCGCCTAGAACAGAAGTCGGCGTCCGAGCAAGCAATCGCCGCCCGGATTCACAAGCTCGCCTCTGGTGTGATCGCCGGCGTCACGGCGCTTGCCGGAGTCTCGGTCGTGACTGTCGGGGGATATTTGCTGTTCATGCACATGTCGGCGGCATTGGTCGCTCCGGCAAACGAGGTTGACGTCACCGCGCGCGGATCGGCTGAGATCGCTCGCGTCGGCCCAGCAGAGTCACC